In a single window of the Cucumis melo cultivar AY chromosome 11, USDA_Cmelo_AY_1.0, whole genome shotgun sequence genome:
- the LOC127143857 gene encoding auxin-responsive protein SAUR23-like, with the protein MGIRLPSVLLSAKQILKMKSVSTRCQSDVPKGHIPVYVGENQRKRFFVPISYLNHPSFVNLLSRAEEEFGFSHPTGGLIIPCKEEAFIDVTSRLHIS; encoded by the coding sequence ATGGGAATCCGTTTGCCTTCGGTCCTCCTCAGTGCCAAGCAGATTCTCAAGATGAAGTCTGTTTCTACAAGATGTCAGTCTGACGTTCCCAAAGGCCATATTCCGGTGTACGTCGGAGAAAACCAGAGAAAGCGATTTTTTGTTCCGATTTCTTACTTGAATCATCCTTCATTTGTGAATTTACTTAGTAGAGCTGAAGAAGAGTTTGGATTCAGCCATCCAACTGGAGGTTTGATCATTCCCTGCAAAGAAGAAGCCTTCATTGATGTCACTTCTAGATTGCATATTTCATGA
- the LOC107991561 gene encoding auxin-responsive protein SAUR24-like: protein MTFKALSSYLYKYKHTMRLKQPNSTVYFLFYLVLYQSEQNFKSLSQSFVLTQMGVPLLSLVPHAKKILKMQSGFTKNQLDVPKGHVAVYVGEIQRKRFVVPVSYLNDPSFQQLLSRAEEEFGFHHPHGGLTIPCKEDAFVDLTSRLKVA from the coding sequence ATGACTTTCAAAGCTCTTTCTTCATATCTCTATAAATATAAACATACTATGAGGCTGAAACAACCAAATTCAACTGTTTACTTCCTCTTCTACTTGGTTCTGTACCAATCTGAACAAAACTTCAAATCTCTTTCTCAATCTTTCGTCTTAACACAAATGGGGGTTCCATTGCTATCTTTGGTTCCTCATGCAAAGAAAATCTTGAAGATGCAGTCAGGTTTTACCAAAAACCAACTGGATGTTCCAAAAGGCCATGTGGCGGTTTACGTGGGAGAGATTCAAAGGAAGCGGTTCGTGGTTCCGGTATCTTACTTAAACGATCCATCGTTCCAGCAACTGCTTAGCCGTGCAGAGGAAGAGTTTGGCTTccaccatccccatgggggtctAACAATTCCTTGCAAAGAAGATGCCTTTGTTGATCTCACTTCTAGGTTGAAAGTAGCTTGA
- the LOC103497282 gene encoding auxin-responsive protein SAUR21-like: MGIRLPSVLLSTKQILKMKTVSTRCQSDVPKGHIPVYVGENQRKRFLVPISYLNHPSFVHLLSRAEEEFGFSHPTGGLTIPCKEEAFIDVTSRLHIS, from the coding sequence ATGGGAATTCGTTTGCCTTCGGTCCTCCTCAGCACCAAGCAAATTCTCAAGATGAAAACTGTTTCTACGAGATGTCAATCTGATGTTCCCAAAGGCCATATTCCGGTATATGTTGGCGAAAACCAAAGAAAGCGGTTTTTGGTTCCTATTTCTTACTTGAATCATCCTTCATTTGTGCATTTACTTAGTAGAGCTGAAGAAGAGTTTGGATTCAGCCATCCAACAGGAGGTTTGACCATTCCCTGCAAAGAAGAAGCCTTCATTGATGTCACTTCGAGATTGCATATTTCATGA